One Panicum virgatum strain AP13 chromosome 3N, P.virgatum_v5, whole genome shotgun sequence DNA segment encodes these proteins:
- the LOC120665928 gene encoding mediator of RNA polymerase II transcription subunit 33A-like isoform X3, translating into MAADAAGLERQVMAAVKASAARGDPPLLQAAEAARCAREAAASTSCGLALAEALVANLCFAHNTGAMWKLLDQAMSSRLVHPLHTLALLTPRVVPNRRQQPEAYRLYLELLGRYAVAPVYPERMERKSMLAKSIDDAMQLAHRYGCQHLDFGHAIILFVLSLVEMLIDCILDDCGLLNISTDEHDNIYTKKNTNFDGKRQLDMGDEHRELLRRKNILMSIEAVEKATASKIAQVFLRLVYLNTPENFNSLLRKLQLIGALKSKNVLPAYNLLDSLTTNVQNVISTGYQLDRSRLLGVLVSTQPCSSSAFSIFGAGKGSCWVPFDMFMENAMDGRHLHAISSVEFLTELSKTLQVLNRATWQETFQALWISGLRLVQRGPEALEGPFPHLYSRLCMLLAIIPLSIATIVKEEADKLDGGMVSAIKGELVSSLQILVQFSGLLSPPPATVHFANTAARKAAVLSDLKSGNENFYGYSKYNSPIKAVGNMLHLIVEACIARNLVDTSAYFWPGYVVPLEESSRAQESSWSSLTDGSPLMELKDALMVTPASSVAELEKLYSFAVSGSEEEKLAASKVLCGASLLRGWNIQEHVVQMVLKLLSSFLPLDSRSDRRYVQHMPMLHALILGISSVDAVHILSMYGLVPEVAAMLMPLCEIFGSLPPSDHRSCNFEEASVYSVFSSAFLSLLRLWKFHRPPIENALSRHGVFVRSELSLDFLLLLRNSRSALKNLSNVSKSSILQFDPLFQKPVYIDSFPKLRAWYFQNQACIASTLSTVYNRPNVLHVANIILKIICHKVSTCPPCVQSVNPQSTSNSSMGSPPPGVKEDICQWPTLPAWEVLEAVPFVLEAVLTACAHGRLSSRDLITGLRDLADFLPASLAAIVSYFSAEITRGIWKPVMLNGTDWPSPAAMLPVVESEINEVLALAGVNINISSRPRSVMPMLPLPIAALISLSITVKMEEFSHLHGIIGQGIEICATSSSWPSMQIIGALWSQKVRRWHDFIILACSRSPFTRDNTAVAQLIRSCFTSFLGPSVDGHSCYVANRGVTNLLGKTLDERARLVVAPGFLYMRSCQLFPDNNFVCEEILKVVIERARTLANDCSSERPAHLRSDCMTLSDASSLVEQISSLAATMLCHAGGVNLIRLLYEHILPTLLLSAGEDKLGSAGHVCSLFEGYALAYVLLWSGASIWGVGETSPAYASIYTSKRQRIVDRHLEFMAKVMEGNIVLGCGETTWRSYVLCFVGLLVDFVPAWILEVKLETLQKLASGLRKWHKGDLALSLLERGGKKAVTSVVESLL; encoded by the exons ATGGCGGCCGACGCAGCCGGGTTGGAACGGCAGGTGATGGCGGCGGTGAAGGcctccgcggcgcgcggcgacccACCGCTCCTCCAGGCCGCAGAGGCCGCGCGCTGCGCCCGGGAGGCCGCTGCCTCCACCTCCTGCGGCCTCGCGCTCGCGGAGGCGTTGGTGGCGAACCTGTGCTTCGCGCATAACACGGGCGCCATGTGGAAGCTGCTGGACCAGGCCATGTCGTCCCGCCTGGTGCATCCTCTCCATACCCTCGCCCTGCTCACCCCGAG GGTGGTGCCTAACCGGCGGCAGCAACCGGAGGCCTACAGGCTCTACCTTGAGCTTCTCGGTCGGTACGCGGTCGCCCCGGTTTACCCCGAACGCATGGAAAGGAAGTCTAT GTTAGCCAAATCTATTGATGATGCTATGCAGCTTGCACATAGATATGGCTGTCAACATTTGGATTTTGGACATGCTATTATTCTGTTTGTGTTAAGCCTTGTTGAAATGCTGATTGATTGCATCTTAGATGATTGTGGATTGCTCAATATCTCTACTGATGAACATGATAATatatatacaaaaaaaaatactaatttTGATGGCAAGCGACAACTTGACATGGGAGATGAGCACCGTGAACTTCTAAGAAGAAAGAATATACTTATGTCTATTGAAGCTGTTGAGAAGGCCACTGCAAGTAAAATTGCCCAAGTCTTTCTTCGGCTTGTCTATCTTAACAC GCCGGAGAATTTCAATTCTCTACTTCGGAAACTTCAACTAATTGGCGCCCTTAAATCAAAGAATGTATTACCTGCATACAATCTGCTAGATAGCTTGACTACGAATGTACAGAATGTTATAAGCACTGGATATCAGTTAGACAGGAGTAGGCTATTGGGAGTTCTTGTTAGCACACAACCCTGCAGTTCATCTGCATTCAGTATTTTTGGAGCTGGAAAGGGATCTTGTTGGGTTCCTTTTGACATGTTTATGGAGAATGCAATGGATGGGAGACATCTTCATGCTATATCATCAGTTGAATTTTTGACAG AACTCTCCAAGACACTTCAAGTGCTAAATCGGGCGACCTGGCAAGAGACCTTTCAAGCTTTATGGATTTCAGGTCTGCGGTTGGTACAACGA GGCCCAGAAGCTTTGGAAGGACCATTTCCTCATCTTTATTCACGATTGTGCATGTTGTTAGCTATTATCCCCTTGTCCATCGCAACTATTGTGAAGGAAGAGGCAGACAAACTGGATGGTGGAATGGTATCTGCTATAAAAGGAGAATTAGTGTCATCACTTCAGATTCTGGTGCAATTTTCTGGTCTTCTTTCACCTCCTCCAGCTACTGTGCATTTCGCAAATACTGCAGCTAGGAAAGCTGCAGTTCTATCTGATCTGAAAAGTGGGAATGAGAACTTTTATGGTTATTCCAAATATAATTCCCCTATTAAAGCAG TAGGAAATATGCTACACCTCATCGTGGAGGCATGTATCGCAAGGAACTTAGTTGATACATCTGCTTATTTCTGGCCTGGCTATGTGGTTCCACTTGAAGAATCTTCTCGAGCCCAGGAATCTTCATGGTCATCTTTAACAGACGGTTCTCCACTTATGGAACTCAAGGATGCACTTATGGTTACACCTGCTTCGAG TGTAGCAGAGTTGGAGAAATTGTACTCTTTTGCAGTAAGTGGGTCAGAGGAGGAGAAATTGGCGGCTTCAAAGGTTTTGTGCGGGGCATCACTTCTTCGTGGTTGGAACATTCAG gAACATGTCGTCCAAATGGTGCTTAAGTTGTTATCATCATTCCTCCCTCTGGATTCCAGATCAGACAGGCGATATGTACAGCACATGCCTATGCTGCATGCTCTCATATTAGGGATTTCTTCTGTTGATGCTGTTCATATTCTCTCAATGTATGGCTTG GTGCCAGAAGTAGCAGCCATGTTAATGCCTCTCTGTGAGATTTTTGGATCCTTACCACCATCTGATCATAGGAGTTGTAACTTTGAAGAGGCTTCTGTGTACTCTGTATTCTCATCTGCTTTCCTATCGCTGCTTCGCTTGTGGAAATTTCATAGACCCCCTATTGAGAATGCTTTATCAAGACATGGAGTCTTTGTTCGGTCAGAGCTCAGTTTGGATTTTCTCTTATTATTACGTAATAGTCGTTCTGCTTTGAAAAACCTCTCTAATGTTAGTAAGTCAAGCATACTTCAATTTGATCCATTGTTTCAAAAGCCAGTATATATCGATTCATTTCCAAAGCTAAGGGCATGGTACTTCCAGAACCAGGCTTGCATAGCCTCTACTCTTTCTACTGTTTACAATAGGCCAAATGTCCTCCATGTGGCAAACATTATACTGAAAATTATATGCCATAAAGTTTCAACCTGTCCTCCATGTGTCCAGTCTGTAAATCCTCAGTCAACATCAAATTCCAGTATGGGTAGTCCACCTCCAGGTGTTAAAGAAGATATATGCCAGTGGCCAACACTTCCTGCATGGGAAGTTCTGGAAGCTGTCCCTTTTGTGCTTGAGGCTGTATTAACTGCATGTGCTCATGGGAGGCTTTCGTCCCGTGATTTGATTACAG GTCTAAGAGATCTCGCAGATTTCCTGCCTGCTTCACTTGCTGCTATTGTCAGCTACTTTTCAGCAGAAATTACCCGTGGCATATGGAAGCCAGTTATGCTGAATGGAACAGATTGGCCAAGTCCAGCTGCAATGCTTCCAGTAGTTGAATCCGAGATAAATGAAGTTCTAGCATTGGCTGGTGTCAATATAAACATCTCTTCTCGACCTC GTTCGGTGATGCCAATGCTGCCATTGCCAATTGCAGCCCTAATCAGTTTATCGATAACAGTTAAGATGGAGGAATTTAGTCACCTACATGGAATCATTGGCCAAGGAATTGAAATTTGTGCAACATCTAGTTCATGGCCAAGCATGCAAATTATAGGTGCATTGTGGTCCCAGAAAGTACGGCGCTGGCATGATTTTATCATATTGGCATGTTCACGGTCTCCCTTCACTCGAGATAATACAGCGGTAGCTCAACTGATCAGGAGTTGCTTCACATCTTTCCTTGGACCTTCAGTCGATGGACATTCCTGTTATGTAGCAAACAGAGGAGTCACTAATTTGCTGGGGAAGACACTTGATGAAAGAGCTAGACTTGTTGTTGCGCCAGGGTTTCTTTACATGAGATCTTGCCAGTTATTTCCAGACAACAATTTTGTTTGTGAAGAGATTTTGAAGGTGGTCATTGAGAGAGCCCGTACGCTAGCGAATGATTGTAGTTCTGAAAGACCTGCTCATTTGAGATCAGACTGCATGACACTCTCAGATGCCTCATCCCTGGTAGAGCAGATATCATCACTTGCAGCAACTATGCTTTGTCATGCTGGTGGGGTGAATTTGATCCGTCTCCTGTATGAGCATATTCTCCCCACTTTGCTGCTTTCAGCAGGAGAAGATAAGCTTGGTTCTGCCGGTCATGTTTGCAGCTTATTTGAAGGATATGCGCTAGCGTATGTTCTCCTCTGGTCTGGTGCCAGCATCTGGGGTGTCGGAGAAACCTCGCCAGCATATGCTTCAATTTACACATCAAAAAGGCAGCGGATTGTGGACAGGCACTTGGAGTTCATGGCTAAGGTAATGGAGGGTAACATTGTGCTGGGATGCGGTGAGACCACTTGGAGGTCCTACGTTCTCTGTTTCGTAGGTTTGCTGGTTGACTTTGTGCCAGCATGGATTCTCGAAGTCAAGCTGGAGACACTTCAGAAATTGGCGTCTGGACTTCGGAAATGGCACAAGGGTGATCTAGCCCTCTCTTTGCTTGAGCGAGGGGGAAAAAAGGCTGTGACTTCGGTGGTTGAATCGCTTTTGTGA
- the LOC120665928 gene encoding mediator of RNA polymerase II transcription subunit 33A-like isoform X1: MAADAAGLERQVMAAVKASAARGDPPLLQAAEAARCAREAAASTSCGLALAEALVANLCFAHNTGAMWKLLDQAMSSRLVHPLHTLALLTPRVVPNRRQQPEAYRLYLELLGRYAVAPVYPERMERKSMLAKSIDDAMQLAHRYGCQHLDFGHAIILFVLSLVEMLIDCILDDCGLLNISTDEHDNIYTKKNTNFDGKRQLDMGDEHRELLRRKNILMSIEAVEKATASKIAQVFLRLVYLNTPENFNSLLRKLQLIGALKSKNVLPAYNLLDSLTTNVQNVISTGYQLDRSRLLGVLVSTQPCSSSAFSIFGAGKGSCWVPFDMFMENAMDGRHLHAISSVEFLTELSKTLQVLNRATWQETFQALWISGLRLVQRGPEALEGPFPHLYSRLCMLLAIIPLSIATIVKEEADKLDGGMVSAIKGELVSSLQILVQFSGLLSPPPATVHFANTAARKAAVLSDLKSGNENFYGYSKYNSPIKAVGNMLHLIVEACIARNLVDTSAYFWPGYVVPLEESSRAQESSWSSLTDGSPLMELKDALMVTPASSVAELEKLYSFAVSGSEEEKLAASKVLCGASLLRGWNIQEHVVQMVLKLLSSFLPLDSRSDRRYVQHMPMLHALILGISSVDAVHILSMYGLVPEVAAMLMPLCEIFGSLPPSDHRSCNFEEASVYSVFSSAFLSLLRLWKFHRPPIENALSRHGVFVRSELSLDFLLLLRNSRSALKNLSNVSKSSILQFDPLFQKPVYIDSFPKLRAWYFQNQACIASTLSTVYNRPNVLHVANIILKIICHKVSTCPPCVQSVNPQSTSNSSMGSPPPGVKEDICQWPTLPAWEVLEAVPFVLEAVLTACAHGRLSSRDLITGLRDLADFLPASLAAIVSYFSAEITRGIWKPVMLNGTDWPSPAAMLPVVESEINEVLALAGVNINISSRPRMSMAVSANHSFLNVAYIINLFVFVFLSHVSVAFNVNINNILGSKVMNFTLKWTLNASTGSVMPMLPLPIAALISLSITVKMEEFSHLHGIIGQGIEICATSSSWPSMQIIGALWSQKVRRWHDFIILACSRSPFTRDNTAVAQLIRSCFTSFLGPSVDGHSCYVANRGVTNLLGKTLDERARLVVAPGFLYMRSCQLFPDNNFVCEEILKVVIERARTLANDCSSERPAHLRSDCMTLSDASSLVEQISSLAATMLCHAGGVNLIRLLYEHILPTLLLSAGEDKLGSAGHVCSLFEGYALAYVLLWSGASIWGVGETSPAYASIYTSKRQRIVDRHLEFMAKVMEGNIVLGCGETTWRSYVLCFVGLLVDFVPAWILEVKLETLQKLASGLRKWHKGDLALSLLERGGKKAVTSVVESLL, encoded by the exons ATGGCGGCCGACGCAGCCGGGTTGGAACGGCAGGTGATGGCGGCGGTGAAGGcctccgcggcgcgcggcgacccACCGCTCCTCCAGGCCGCAGAGGCCGCGCGCTGCGCCCGGGAGGCCGCTGCCTCCACCTCCTGCGGCCTCGCGCTCGCGGAGGCGTTGGTGGCGAACCTGTGCTTCGCGCATAACACGGGCGCCATGTGGAAGCTGCTGGACCAGGCCATGTCGTCCCGCCTGGTGCATCCTCTCCATACCCTCGCCCTGCTCACCCCGAG GGTGGTGCCTAACCGGCGGCAGCAACCGGAGGCCTACAGGCTCTACCTTGAGCTTCTCGGTCGGTACGCGGTCGCCCCGGTTTACCCCGAACGCATGGAAAGGAAGTCTAT GTTAGCCAAATCTATTGATGATGCTATGCAGCTTGCACATAGATATGGCTGTCAACATTTGGATTTTGGACATGCTATTATTCTGTTTGTGTTAAGCCTTGTTGAAATGCTGATTGATTGCATCTTAGATGATTGTGGATTGCTCAATATCTCTACTGATGAACATGATAATatatatacaaaaaaaaatactaatttTGATGGCAAGCGACAACTTGACATGGGAGATGAGCACCGTGAACTTCTAAGAAGAAAGAATATACTTATGTCTATTGAAGCTGTTGAGAAGGCCACTGCAAGTAAAATTGCCCAAGTCTTTCTTCGGCTTGTCTATCTTAACAC GCCGGAGAATTTCAATTCTCTACTTCGGAAACTTCAACTAATTGGCGCCCTTAAATCAAAGAATGTATTACCTGCATACAATCTGCTAGATAGCTTGACTACGAATGTACAGAATGTTATAAGCACTGGATATCAGTTAGACAGGAGTAGGCTATTGGGAGTTCTTGTTAGCACACAACCCTGCAGTTCATCTGCATTCAGTATTTTTGGAGCTGGAAAGGGATCTTGTTGGGTTCCTTTTGACATGTTTATGGAGAATGCAATGGATGGGAGACATCTTCATGCTATATCATCAGTTGAATTTTTGACAG AACTCTCCAAGACACTTCAAGTGCTAAATCGGGCGACCTGGCAAGAGACCTTTCAAGCTTTATGGATTTCAGGTCTGCGGTTGGTACAACGA GGCCCAGAAGCTTTGGAAGGACCATTTCCTCATCTTTATTCACGATTGTGCATGTTGTTAGCTATTATCCCCTTGTCCATCGCAACTATTGTGAAGGAAGAGGCAGACAAACTGGATGGTGGAATGGTATCTGCTATAAAAGGAGAATTAGTGTCATCACTTCAGATTCTGGTGCAATTTTCTGGTCTTCTTTCACCTCCTCCAGCTACTGTGCATTTCGCAAATACTGCAGCTAGGAAAGCTGCAGTTCTATCTGATCTGAAAAGTGGGAATGAGAACTTTTATGGTTATTCCAAATATAATTCCCCTATTAAAGCAG TAGGAAATATGCTACACCTCATCGTGGAGGCATGTATCGCAAGGAACTTAGTTGATACATCTGCTTATTTCTGGCCTGGCTATGTGGTTCCACTTGAAGAATCTTCTCGAGCCCAGGAATCTTCATGGTCATCTTTAACAGACGGTTCTCCACTTATGGAACTCAAGGATGCACTTATGGTTACACCTGCTTCGAG TGTAGCAGAGTTGGAGAAATTGTACTCTTTTGCAGTAAGTGGGTCAGAGGAGGAGAAATTGGCGGCTTCAAAGGTTTTGTGCGGGGCATCACTTCTTCGTGGTTGGAACATTCAG gAACATGTCGTCCAAATGGTGCTTAAGTTGTTATCATCATTCCTCCCTCTGGATTCCAGATCAGACAGGCGATATGTACAGCACATGCCTATGCTGCATGCTCTCATATTAGGGATTTCTTCTGTTGATGCTGTTCATATTCTCTCAATGTATGGCTTG GTGCCAGAAGTAGCAGCCATGTTAATGCCTCTCTGTGAGATTTTTGGATCCTTACCACCATCTGATCATAGGAGTTGTAACTTTGAAGAGGCTTCTGTGTACTCTGTATTCTCATCTGCTTTCCTATCGCTGCTTCGCTTGTGGAAATTTCATAGACCCCCTATTGAGAATGCTTTATCAAGACATGGAGTCTTTGTTCGGTCAGAGCTCAGTTTGGATTTTCTCTTATTATTACGTAATAGTCGTTCTGCTTTGAAAAACCTCTCTAATGTTAGTAAGTCAAGCATACTTCAATTTGATCCATTGTTTCAAAAGCCAGTATATATCGATTCATTTCCAAAGCTAAGGGCATGGTACTTCCAGAACCAGGCTTGCATAGCCTCTACTCTTTCTACTGTTTACAATAGGCCAAATGTCCTCCATGTGGCAAACATTATACTGAAAATTATATGCCATAAAGTTTCAACCTGTCCTCCATGTGTCCAGTCTGTAAATCCTCAGTCAACATCAAATTCCAGTATGGGTAGTCCACCTCCAGGTGTTAAAGAAGATATATGCCAGTGGCCAACACTTCCTGCATGGGAAGTTCTGGAAGCTGTCCCTTTTGTGCTTGAGGCTGTATTAACTGCATGTGCTCATGGGAGGCTTTCGTCCCGTGATTTGATTACAG GTCTAAGAGATCTCGCAGATTTCCTGCCTGCTTCACTTGCTGCTATTGTCAGCTACTTTTCAGCAGAAATTACCCGTGGCATATGGAAGCCAGTTATGCTGAATGGAACAGATTGGCCAAGTCCAGCTGCAATGCTTCCAGTAGTTGAATCCGAGATAAATGAAGTTCTAGCATTGGCTGGTGTCAATATAAACATCTCTTCTCGACCTCGTATGTCAATGGCTGTTTCTGCAAACCATTCATTTCTGAATGTTGCATACATCataaatttatttgtttttgtgTTCCTCTCACATGTCTCTGTGGCTTTCAATGTTAATATAAATAACATTTTGGGTTCTAAGGTCATGAACTTCACTCTCAAATGGACACTTAATGCTTCTACAGGTTCGGTGATGCCAATGCTGCCATTGCCAATTGCAGCCCTAATCAGTTTATCGATAACAGTTAAGATGGAGGAATTTAGTCACCTACATGGAATCATTGGCCAAGGAATTGAAATTTGTGCAACATCTAGTTCATGGCCAAGCATGCAAATTATAGGTGCATTGTGGTCCCAGAAAGTACGGCGCTGGCATGATTTTATCATATTGGCATGTTCACGGTCTCCCTTCACTCGAGATAATACAGCGGTAGCTCAACTGATCAGGAGTTGCTTCACATCTTTCCTTGGACCTTCAGTCGATGGACATTCCTGTTATGTAGCAAACAGAGGAGTCACTAATTTGCTGGGGAAGACACTTGATGAAAGAGCTAGACTTGTTGTTGCGCCAGGGTTTCTTTACATGAGATCTTGCCAGTTATTTCCAGACAACAATTTTGTTTGTGAAGAGATTTTGAAGGTGGTCATTGAGAGAGCCCGTACGCTAGCGAATGATTGTAGTTCTGAAAGACCTGCTCATTTGAGATCAGACTGCATGACACTCTCAGATGCCTCATCCCTGGTAGAGCAGATATCATCACTTGCAGCAACTATGCTTTGTCATGCTGGTGGGGTGAATTTGATCCGTCTCCTGTATGAGCATATTCTCCCCACTTTGCTGCTTTCAGCAGGAGAAGATAAGCTTGGTTCTGCCGGTCATGTTTGCAGCTTATTTGAAGGATATGCGCTAGCGTATGTTCTCCTCTGGTCTGGTGCCAGCATCTGGGGTGTCGGAGAAACCTCGCCAGCATATGCTTCAATTTACACATCAAAAAGGCAGCGGATTGTGGACAGGCACTTGGAGTTCATGGCTAAGGTAATGGAGGGTAACATTGTGCTGGGATGCGGTGAGACCACTTGGAGGTCCTACGTTCTCTGTTTCGTAGGTTTGCTGGTTGACTTTGTGCCAGCATGGATTCTCGAAGTCAAGCTGGAGACACTTCAGAAATTGGCGTCTGGACTTCGGAAATGGCACAAGGGTGATCTAGCCCTCTCTTTGCTTGAGCGAGGGGGAAAAAAGGCTGTGACTTCGGTGGTTGAATCGCTTTTGTGA